In the genome of Chitinivibrionales bacterium, one region contains:
- the miaA gene encoding tRNA (adenosine(37)-N6)-dimethylallyltransferase MiaA, producing the protein MGAKEKIKVPVLLGPTSSGKSDAALYACESLGCGIVSCDSRQIYRKMDIGTAKPSPEESSRVRHWLIDIIDPDKKYSAFNYARDASAVIREQAAAGRRVLVCGGSGLYFQCLSQGIGPQVEEDKDLRGQYRKIAEESGAEVVFAELAKVDPLTASQSHASNIKRNIRALEVYHSTGVPFSELKKRTAPPDDFEFYVMVLTRPREELYARIDSRVDGMIKTGLWKEFMSLRGQGYDKNSPGMFCVGYRELFDVEEKKATLEQAIEKIKRNTRNYAKRQVTWFRHQVKGREVEAGAKTGKMVEEFIEECFKG; encoded by the coding sequence TTGGGCGCGAAGGAAAAAATAAAGGTCCCGGTGCTGCTCGGCCCCACGTCCTCGGGAAAGTCCGATGCCGCGCTTTACGCGTGCGAGAGCCTCGGCTGCGGCATCGTGTCGTGCGATTCGCGCCAAATATACAGAAAAATGGACATCGGCACGGCAAAACCGTCGCCTGAGGAATCGTCGCGGGTGCGCCATTGGTTGATCGACATCATTGATCCCGATAAAAAATATTCGGCATTCAATTACGCCCGGGACGCGTCCGCGGTCATCCGCGAGCAGGCGGCGGCGGGCAGGCGCGTGCTCGTGTGCGGGGGAAGCGGGCTGTATTTCCAGTGCCTGAGCCAGGGGATCGGTCCGCAGGTCGAGGAAGACAAGGATCTGCGCGGGCAGTACCGGAAAATAGCTGAAGAGTCGGGAGCTGAAGTCGTGTTTGCCGAGCTCGCGAAAGTTGATCCGCTCACCGCGTCGCAGAGCCATGCGTCGAATATCAAAAGAAATATCCGCGCGCTCGAGGTGTATCACAGTACCGGCGTTCCATTTTCCGAACTCAAAAAACGCACCGCGCCGCCGGATGATTTTGAATTTTATGTCATGGTGCTGACCCGGCCGCGCGAGGAACTGTATGCGCGCATCGACAGCCGCGTTGACGGCATGATAAAAACGGGGCTTTGGAAGGAATTCATGTCGCTGCGCGGCCAGGGGTACGACAAAAACTCGCCCGGTATGTTTTGCGTGGGATACAGGGAGCTGTTTGACGTAGAGGAAAAAAAGGCAACGCTTGAGCAGGCCATTGAAAAAATAAAGCGGAACACGAGGAACTATGCGAAGCGGCAGGTGACGTGGTTCAGGCATCAAGTAAAAGGAAGAGAGGTTGAGGCGGGAGCAAAGACGGGGAAGATGGTTGAAGAATTTATAGAAGAATGTTTCAAAGGATGA
- a CDS encoding tetratricopeptide repeat protein gives MNQSTRSKRPLTAGIIVAAAVVLIAALVFLPRLVPHRDELCTSIIVEYPYEGSLFPADIVAPTFKWRDINLNVGFWKITMEFQDGGRPLSYRADAKQWRPSKEAWETIKKRSMEKKASVMIRGFSDERPRTIVSEGTFEFGTSKDAVAAPIFYREVNLPFEEAVKDPTNIQWRFGSASSDDPPRVVLRKLPVCGNCHSFSKDGATIGLEVDSGNDKGAYAVMPVAQDILLDRTKIISWASYKKEEKDPTFGLLCQVSPDGRYVAGTVKDQALAVYRPDLMFSQLFFLIKGIIAIYDRQTKTFTALPGADDRRFVQTNATWSPDGNYLVYPRSKAYDIEAIRKLHTALVGGPLAESFIAHDGSSYKYDLYRIPFNGGRGGAPQPLAGASNNGMSNYFAKYSPDGKWIVFCKAANYMLLQPDSKLYIMPAQGGEARELACNTARMNSWHSFSPNGRWLVFSSKVNGPYTQLFLAHIDENGNSAPPVVLDHFTGDDRAANIPEFVNNDPGALVKIREDYLDAYSYYRIANIFHQCGDFDRAIPAYRLALKYNPKDYHAHNNLGALLYGKGMREEAAREFNAAIDLHIDDADHYEAHTNLGLYYLEIGRCDQGLRELKTAYKLHPDSVTMSNVEKAAHRVKEIKRQTALQYQ, from the coding sequence ATGAATCAATCGACCCGTTCAAAACGACCTTTGACAGCAGGAATCATCGTCGCTGCAGCCGTTGTTCTTATCGCTGCCCTCGTTTTTCTTCCCCGGCTCGTGCCTCACCGTGACGAACTATGCACCAGCATAATCGTGGAGTATCCGTACGAGGGCAGCCTGTTTCCCGCCGACATCGTCGCGCCGACGTTTAAATGGCGGGACATCAACCTGAACGTGGGCTTCTGGAAAATTACAATGGAGTTCCAAGACGGCGGGAGGCCGTTGTCCTACCGTGCCGATGCGAAACAGTGGCGGCCTTCAAAAGAAGCTTGGGAAACAATTAAAAAGCGGTCCATGGAAAAGAAAGCCAGCGTCATGATACGCGGCTTTTCAGACGAGAGACCGCGAACAATCGTGTCGGAGGGTACCTTCGAGTTCGGGACCTCAAAGGACGCGGTGGCTGCGCCCATTTTCTACCGCGAAGTCAATTTGCCCTTTGAGGAAGCGGTGAAGGACCCCACGAACATCCAATGGCGGTTCGGCTCGGCCTCTTCCGATGACCCGCCACGCGTCGTGCTCCGGAAGCTGCCCGTGTGCGGCAATTGCCATTCGTTTTCAAAGGACGGCGCAACCATCGGCCTGGAGGTTGATTCCGGCAACGACAAGGGCGCCTACGCGGTCATGCCCGTCGCGCAGGACATTCTGCTTGACAGAACAAAAATCATCAGCTGGGCTTCATATAAAAAGGAAGAAAAGGACCCTACCTTCGGCCTCCTTTGCCAGGTTTCACCGGATGGCCGATATGTGGCCGGGACGGTCAAGGACCAGGCGCTCGCGGTCTACCGCCCCGACCTCATGTTCTCGCAGTTGTTTTTCCTTATCAAGGGGATCATTGCGATTTACGACCGGCAGACCAAAACCTTCACGGCACTTCCCGGCGCGGACGACCGGCGCTTCGTGCAGACCAACGCCACCTGGAGCCCGGACGGCAATTATCTCGTGTATCCCCGGAGCAAGGCGTACGACATCGAGGCGATCCGCAAGCTGCACACGGCGCTTGTGGGCGGGCCCTTGGCGGAATCCTTCATCGCCCACGACGGCAGTTCCTACAAGTACGATCTGTACCGGATCCCGTTCAACGGCGGCAGGGGAGGGGCGCCCCAGCCCCTCGCGGGAGCATCGAACAACGGCATGAGCAACTATTTCGCGAAATACTCGCCTGACGGCAAGTGGATTGTCTTTTGTAAAGCTGCCAATTACATGCTGCTCCAGCCGGACAGCAAGCTGTACATCATGCCCGCGCAGGGGGGCGAGGCGCGGGAGCTCGCGTGCAACACGGCCCGCATGAATTCGTGGCACAGTTTTTCGCCCAACGGGCGCTGGCTGGTCTTCTCGTCGAAGGTGAACGGCCCCTATACCCAGCTTTTTCTTGCGCACATCGATGAAAATGGGAACAGCGCGCCGCCCGTCGTTCTCGATCATTTTACGGGCGATGACCGCGCCGCGAACATTCCCGAATTCGTGAACAACGACCCCGGAGCGCTGGTGAAAATCCGGGAGGACTACCTGGACGCCTATTCGTATTACCGGATCGCCAACATCTTTCACCAGTGCGGTGATTTCGACCGGGCGATACCGGCCTACCGTCTCGCGCTCAAGTACAATCCCAAGGATTACCACGCGCACAACAACCTCGGCGCGCTGCTGTATGGAAAGGGAATGCGCGAGGAGGCGGCACGGGAATTTAATGCCGCCATCGACCTGCATATCGACGATGCGGATCATTATGAGGCGCATACCAATCTCGGACTGTATTACCTCGAGATCGGACGCTGCGACCAAGGCCTGCGTGAACTGAAGACAGCGTATAAGCTGCATCCGGACAGCGTTACCATGTCGAATGTCGAAAAGGCCGCGCACCGCGTCAAGGAGATAAAAAGACAGACTGCGCTGCAATACCAGTGA
- a CDS encoding divergent polysaccharide deacetylase family protein codes for MKNTTGAGSGSLESVLRKQLGELEVRPSDIMVKTLPNRSVILQAAVPRGKPAEWIVSQLAASVEGTPYTLADCVFDEKKQSYTMQFASSSKNDPPLTLVVLNSDRYSSATALMAVIVENLENAEYQTAAALLSFPEPFSVSIAPVGKKASLMAQLAGQYKKEVIIRLPLEPAATVPPEFENTTIMVHFTREKIHPIIAGALRLIPDAKGFSNLWGSRGLEDSRLMAIVLDEMKKQHGYFIEAPAAKNSVAASAAASAGLPYAEMAGQLEKTAPAELIAEIKRWAAVAQVKGTIAVRAKAGRQLADALKTSLPFLRQNGIRLVYVSEIVKRAGD; via the coding sequence ATGAAAAATACAACGGGCGCCGGCAGCGGTTCCCTGGAATCCGTTTTGCGGAAACAGCTTGGCGAGCTTGAAGTGCGCCCCTCAGACATCATGGTCAAAACGCTGCCGAACCGTTCCGTGATCCTGCAGGCCGCGGTTCCCAGGGGTAAACCCGCGGAATGGATCGTGTCACAGCTCGCCGCTTCGGTGGAAGGCACGCCTTACACTCTCGCCGACTGCGTGTTTGACGAAAAAAAGCAGTCGTACACCATGCAATTCGCCTCGTCGTCGAAAAACGACCCGCCCTTGACGCTGGTGGTGCTCAATTCGGACCGTTATTCCAGCGCGACCGCGCTCATGGCCGTAATCGTTGAAAACCTGGAAAACGCCGAATACCAGACCGCGGCGGCGCTGCTTTCGTTTCCGGAACCGTTTTCGGTGTCCATTGCGCCGGTCGGCAAGAAAGCTTCTCTTATGGCGCAGCTTGCCGGCCAATATAAAAAGGAGGTCATCATCCGTTTGCCGCTCGAGCCGGCAGCGACGGTGCCGCCGGAGTTCGAAAACACGACGATCATGGTTCACTTTACTCGGGAGAAAATCCACCCGATCATTGCCGGCGCGCTGCGGCTCATCCCGGATGCAAAGGGGTTTTCCAACCTCTGGGGCTCGCGCGGCCTCGAGGATTCGCGGCTCATGGCGATCGTGCTTGACGAGATGAAAAAACAGCACGGATATTTCATCGAGGCGCCGGCGGCCAAAAATTCGGTCGCGGCTTCGGCCGCCGCGTCCGCCGGTCTGCCCTACGCCGAAATGGCCGGCCAGCTCGAGAAGACCGCTCCGGCCGAGCTTATCGCAGAAATCAAGCGTTGGGCCGCTGTCGCGCAGGTGAAGGGTACGATTGCCGTTCGCGCGAAGGCGGGCAGGCAGCTTGCCGATGCGCTCAAGACGTCCCTTCCGTTTCTCAGGCAGAACGGCATCCGGCTCGTCTATGTTTCCGAGATAGTCAAGCGCGCGGGCGATTGA
- a CDS encoding penicillin-binding protein activator LpoB — protein sequence MKYGRQFFLWAAVILFLAGCATKVTRIKTDSTTDLTGRWNDTDSRLVAEQMVSDCLGSAWLGTWTGGGKRPKVIIGTISNQSHEHISVGTFTKDIERALMNSGKIDFVAGKSERTQLREEKADMMAGNTSEATTKQAGNESGADLMMIGTLNTIVDQEGSKAVIYYQVNMELVNIETNVKAWMGEKKIKKYVERSTVTF from the coding sequence ATGAAATACGGAAGGCAATTTTTTCTCTGGGCGGCAGTCATACTATTCCTTGCGGGATGCGCCACAAAAGTCACCAGAATCAAGACCGATTCCACCACCGACCTTACCGGGCGCTGGAACGACACCGATTCGCGGCTGGTGGCCGAGCAGATGGTTTCCGATTGCCTGGGCTCGGCGTGGCTGGGCACCTGGACCGGCGGCGGCAAGCGCCCGAAGGTGATCATCGGCACGATATCGAACCAGAGCCACGAGCATATCAGCGTGGGTACCTTTACAAAAGATATTGAGCGGGCGCTCATGAACAGCGGAAAGATCGATTTTGTGGCAGGCAAATCCGAACGAACGCAGCTGCGCGAGGAAAAGGCCGACATGATGGCGGGCAACACCTCGGAGGCGACCACGAAACAGGCGGGCAACGAGTCGGGCGCCGACCTGATGATGATCGGGACGCTCAACACGATCGTGGACCAGGAGGGGAGCAAGGCGGTCATCTATTACCAGGTCAACATGGAGCTTGTGAATATAGAAACCAACGTCAAGGCCTGGATGGGCGAGAAGAAAATTAAAAAATACGTCGAACGGTCCACGGTGACCTTTTGA
- a CDS encoding carboxynorspermidine decarboxylase, which yields MKLKTPYYLIDERKLLRNLKKIQYVRESCGAKSLLALKCFSAWAVFPLMRKYMDGTTSSSLFEARLGHEEFGKETHAYCVGYTREDVRAVKRIADKIIFNSLSQLKMFHGEVRGLAVGLRVNPRISYSHFDLADPARRNSRLGVIDIKELLAHARLFSGIMFHFNCENDDFGHFSRSLDAIGRVYGRLLEKMEWVSLGGGLYFTKDGYPLKDFCNRLGEFGARFNVRIYLEPGESAITRSAELVTSVVDVVHNEIDIAIVDASTEAHMLDLLIYRTPAKMDLPGRGRFTYQIAGRSCLAGDVFGTYRFPHRLRPGSIVRIADAAGYSMVKKNWFNGLAMPSIAVKRLDGSLHVARQFGYEDFKNNLS from the coding sequence ATGAAATTAAAAACTCCTTATTACCTCATCGACGAGCGCAAACTCCTCCGCAATTTAAAGAAAATCCAATACGTCCGCGAGTCCTGCGGAGCAAAATCACTGCTCGCGCTCAAATGTTTTTCCGCCTGGGCGGTGTTTCCCCTCATGCGGAAATACATGGACGGCACTACGAGCAGCTCGCTTTTCGAGGCACGGCTCGGGCATGAAGAATTCGGCAAGGAAACGCACGCGTACTGTGTCGGGTACACCCGTGAAGACGTCCGCGCCGTGAAGAGAATCGCCGACAAGATCATTTTCAACTCGCTGTCGCAGCTCAAAATGTTCCATGGCGAAGTGCGCGGACTCGCCGTGGGGCTCCGGGTGAACCCGCGCATCAGCTATTCCCATTTCGACCTGGCCGACCCTGCGCGCCGCAATTCGCGGCTCGGGGTTATTGACATAAAGGAACTGCTGGCGCATGCGCGCCTTTTTTCCGGCATTATGTTCCATTTCAACTGCGAAAACGACGACTTCGGCCATTTTTCCCGATCGCTCGACGCCATCGGCCGGGTATACGGGAGGTTGCTCGAAAAAATGGAGTGGGTGAGCCTCGGCGGCGGACTGTATTTTACCAAAGACGGTTATCCGCTCAAGGATTTCTGCAACAGGCTCGGTGAATTCGGCGCAAGGTTCAATGTCCGGATTTATCTGGAACCGGGGGAGAGCGCGATAACAAGGTCGGCTGAGCTGGTAACGAGCGTGGTTGATGTTGTGCACAACGAAATCGACATCGCCATCGTTGACGCCTCAACCGAGGCACACATGCTCGACCTGCTCATCTACCGCACGCCCGCGAAAATGGACCTGCCCGGCCGCGGCAGGTTTACGTATCAGATTGCGGGCCGGTCGTGCCTGGCGGGCGACGTGTTCGGCACCTACCGGTTCCCGCACCGGCTCAGGCCGGGCAGCATCGTGCGGATCGCCGACGCGGCCGGGTATTCTATGGTGAAGAAGAACTGGTTCAACGGCCTTGCCATGCCGTCCATCGCGGTGAAAAGGCTCGACGGGTCGCTTCACGTGGCCCGGCAATTCGGATATGAAGATTTTAAAAACAATTTATCGTAA
- a CDS encoding saccharopine dehydrogenase family protein — translation MKRNVLIIGAGAVAHVAAHKCAQHNDVLGDICIASRTQYKCDAIIDSIGRKNSIKNKAGKLYSRQIDALDVPATVKLIKETNSQIVINLGAAFVNMSVLEACIQAGVTYMDTAIHEEPDRVCEDPPWYGNYEWKRKDRCKQRGINAILGVGFDPGVVNAYCAFAVKHHFDAIDTVDIMDVNAGNHGKYFATNFDPEINFREFIKVWTWIDRKWVCKPIHNEKMVYNFPVVGKQTVYLNGHDELHSLSKNIDASSIRFWMGFSDHYINVFTVLTKIGLLSHQPVTTAEGLEVVPLKVVKACLPDPSTLAPNYTGKTCIGNLVKGKKDGKEKEIFIYNVCDHQECYNEVESQAISYTAGVPAAAAAMLVANGTWNPRTMVNVEELDPDPFLALLDTMGLPTDLKFIKPPKSPAVRAVKTISAKPKLKPAKPPKTKKAKKEEETVTGVSS, via the coding sequence ATGAAGAGAAACGTCCTGATCATCGGAGCCGGGGCGGTCGCGCACGTGGCGGCCCACAAATGCGCCCAGCATAACGACGTGCTTGGCGACATATGCATCGCGTCGCGTACCCAGTACAAGTGCGACGCCATCATCGACTCGATCGGCCGCAAGAACAGCATCAAGAACAAGGCGGGCAAACTGTATTCGCGCCAGATCGACGCGCTCGACGTTCCCGCGACGGTCAAGCTCATCAAGGAGACCAATTCGCAGATCGTGATCAACCTCGGAGCCGCATTTGTCAACATGTCGGTGCTCGAGGCGTGCATCCAGGCGGGCGTCACCTACATGGACACGGCCATCCACGAGGAGCCCGACCGCGTGTGCGAGGACCCGCCGTGGTACGGAAACTACGAGTGGAAGCGGAAGGACCGCTGCAAGCAGCGCGGCATCAACGCCATCCTCGGCGTGGGGTTCGACCCGGGCGTGGTGAACGCCTACTGCGCGTTCGCGGTGAAGCACCACTTCGACGCCATCGACACCGTTGACATCATGGACGTGAACGCCGGCAACCACGGCAAGTATTTCGCCACCAACTTCGACCCTGAAATCAACTTCCGCGAATTCATCAAGGTGTGGACATGGATCGACCGCAAATGGGTGTGCAAGCCCATACACAACGAGAAGATGGTCTATAATTTTCCCGTGGTGGGAAAGCAGACCGTGTACCTCAACGGCCACGACGAGCTGCACTCGCTTTCCAAGAACATCGACGCCAGCAGCATCAGGTTCTGGATGGGGTTCTCCGACCATTACATCAACGTGTTCACCGTGCTCACCAAGATCGGGCTCCTGTCGCACCAGCCCGTGACCACGGCCGAAGGCCTCGAGGTCGTGCCGCTCAAGGTGGTCAAGGCGTGTCTGCCCGACCCGAGCACGCTCGCGCCCAACTACACGGGAAAGACCTGCATCGGCAATCTTGTCAAGGGCAAGAAGGACGGCAAGGAAAAGGAAATTTTCATTTATAATGTATGCGACCATCAAGAATGCTACAACGAAGTCGAGTCGCAGGCCATCAGCTACACCGCGGGCGTGCCCGCGGCGGCGGCCGCGATGCTCGTCGCCAACGGCACGTGGAACCCGCGCACCATGGTGAACGTGGAGGAGCTTGACCCCGACCCGTTCCTCGCACTGCTTGACACCATGGGACTTCCCACCGACCTAAAGTTCATCAAGCCGCCCAAGTCGCCCGCGGTCAGGGCGGTGAAAACAATTTCGGCGAAACCCAAGCTGAAGCCGGCCAAGCCGCCGAAGACGAAAAAGGCGAAGAAGGAAGAGGAGACGGTGACGGGGGTGAGCAGCTGA
- a CDS encoding pyridoxine 5'-phosphate synthase — protein MATLGVNLDHIATLRQARGGKEPDPVQASVIAELAGAHGITVHLREDRRHVQDRDVYLLKQTVATRLNLEMAATPEIVKIAIDVLPFMVTLVPEKREERTTESGLRLNGKERDLEKTIESFHNNTILVSLFIDPDIAQVKAAKRTGASHVELHTGYYANAKGQASFDELERLRDAALAARKLGLHVNAGHGLNYHNVAPVAGIDGMEELNIGHSIISRAVLVGLDEAVREMIALIG, from the coding sequence ATGGCCACCCTCGGCGTGAATCTCGACCACATCGCCACCCTGCGGCAGGCGCGCGGCGGCAAGGAGCCCGACCCGGTGCAGGCCTCGGTGATCGCGGAACTAGCGGGCGCGCACGGCATCACCGTGCACCTTCGTGAGGACCGGCGCCACGTCCAGGACCGAGACGTGTACCTGCTCAAACAGACCGTTGCCACCCGGCTCAACCTCGAAATGGCCGCCACGCCCGAGATCGTCAAGATCGCCATTGACGTCCTTCCTTTCATGGTGACGCTGGTGCCCGAAAAGCGCGAGGAGCGCACTACCGAAAGCGGCCTGCGCCTCAACGGCAAGGAGCGCGACCTCGAAAAGACCATCGAGTCGTTCCACAACAACACCATCCTCGTGAGCCTTTTCATCGATCCCGACATCGCGCAGGTCAAGGCCGCAAAGCGCACGGGCGCGTCGCATGTCGAGCTGCACACCGGCTATTATGCCAACGCAAAAGGCCAGGCGTCGTTCGACGAGCTCGAGCGCCTGCGCGACGCCGCGCTCGCGGCGCGCAAGCTCGGCCTCCACGTCAACGCGGGCCACGGCCTCAATTACCACAACGTGGCGCCGGTGGCCGGCATTGACGGAATGGAAGAGCTCAACATCGGGCACAGCATCATTTCACGCGCGGTGCTGGTGGGGCTCGATGAAGCGGTGAGGGAAATGATAGCGTTGATTGGATAA